TGCCGGTCGCGACGACGACCGCGTGCCGGGCGGAGAGCACGTGGTGCTCCCCCTCCGGGCTGGTGACGGCGACCTTGCGGACCCCGTACAGCCGCCCGTGGCCCCGGTACACGTGGGCGCCGACCGACTCCAGCCAGTCGATCTGGCCGTCGTCCTTCCAGTTCCCCGTCCAGTAGTCCCGGTGCGCGAACACCGCTTCCGCGTCCAGTGGACCGGCCACGGCCCCCGCGAGACCGGGCACCCGGCGCGCGTCGGCCCGCGCCAGCACCGGGCGCAGCAGCGCCTTGCTGGGGATGCAGGCCCAGTACGAGCACTCGCCGCCCACCAGCTCGCTCTCGACCAGCGCCGTGCTCAGCCCGGCGGCGCGGGTCCGGTCCACGACGTTCTCGCCGGCCGGGCCCCCGCCGAGGACCACTACGTCGTACTCCACCGCTTCGCTCATCGGGCCAGTCTCACCGCAGGGCGGGGGCCCGTCACGTAATCGCGCGCCCGGCGTGCCGGGATCAGGCGTCCGGCGTGCCGGGCTCCTCGGCCGCGGCACCGGCGGCGCCGCCCTGCTCGGCGGCGATCTTCGTGCGCACCTCGTCCATGTCGAGCGCCCGGGCCTGGGCGATGAGGTCCGTCAGCGCCGCCTCGGGCAGCGCGCCGGGCTGCGAGAAGATCGCGACCTGATCCCGGACGATCATGAGGGTCGGGATCGAGCTGATCTGGAAGGCGGCGGCGAGCTCCTGCTGCGCCTCGGTGTCCACCTTGGCGAAGAGCAGGTCGGGATTGGCCTCGGCAGCCTTCTCGTAGACCGGGGCGAACTGCAGGCAGGGACGGCACCAGCCCGCCCAGAAGTCGATCAGGACGAACGAGTTCTCGCTCACCGTCCGGTCGAAGTTCTCCTTGGTGAGTTCGACAGTAGCCACGGTTTTCCAGACCTCCAGAGTGCTGTGCTGCTTGTTTTCCCTGAACGAACGACCGGCTCGAAGCATTCCTGACCGCGGAGGATGCCCGCAATGCCCACAATGGGCCCATGACCCCCACCGGCCCCACGGGGCCCGTCTCCCCCGGCGACGCCACCGCTGCCGCCGCCCCCCACACCGTGGAGTTCCTCCGCCGGCTCTACCCCGGCGACGAGCCGGAGCGTGCGGCCTGGGGCGTCCGGATCGACGGTACGGACCTGCGCGCCCTCGTCGCCGAGGCCACCCGGGCCGGCTGGTCCCAGGAGTGGGACACCTCCGAGGAGCCCCCCGACGAGCGGGAGGAGCGGGAGGAGCGCCTCATGAGCCAGCACGCCCCCCTGGTCATGGAAGACGACGCACACGCGCGCCGCCACTTCCTCGGCGACCCCGACCCGGAGCGGCGCGAGCCGGAGACCGGGGCCATGGCCCTGCTGGGCTGCATCTGCGGAACGGACGCATGCTGGCCCATGATGGCCACCGTCACCGTGACGGCCGGCACGGTCACCTGGTCCGGCTTCCACCAGCCCTACCGCCCCGAGTGGGGAATCCTCGCCATGGGGCCGTACGCGTTCCCGCGCACGGCCTACGAACAGGCCCTGGCGGCTCCGCTCCGGCTCCCCGGGCGCGGGTTCCTCCACCTGTCCGACCACTACGGCTTCGACGACTGCGACTCCGGGGAGACCCCCTAGAAGGGATGCCCGCCCGGGGTGGCGCGGAGCGTGGTCCAG
This genomic interval from Streptomyces sp. NBC_00193 contains the following:
- a CDS encoding thioredoxin family protein yields the protein MLRAGRSFRENKQHSTLEVWKTVATVELTKENFDRTVSENSFVLIDFWAGWCRPCLQFAPVYEKAAEANPDLLFAKVDTEAQQELAAAFQISSIPTLMIVRDQVAIFSQPGALPEAALTDLIAQARALDMDEVRTKIAAEQGGAAGAAAEEPGTPDA